The Manihot esculenta cultivar AM560-2 chromosome 1, M.esculenta_v8, whole genome shotgun sequence genome has a window encoding:
- the LOC122723723 gene encoding uncharacterized mitochondrial protein AtMg00810-like gives MTRLDIAFAVNIVSQFMSAPTVKLWATLEKILCYLKGTSGLGILYRDHGHTAFEYFSDVDWARSINDRKSTTYYCIFIGGNLVFWKNKKQNVISRSNAELE, from the coding sequence ATGACTCGGCTAGATATTGCTTTTGCAGTAAACATTGTAAGCCAGTTCATGTCTGCACCTACGGTGAAACTTTGGGCCACTCTAGAAAAAATTCTATGTTATCTAAAAGGGACTTCTGGACTCGGTATACTCTACAGAGATCATGGGCATACTGCATTTGAGTATTTTTCTGATGTTGACTGGGCAAGATCCATAAATGATAGAAAGTCGACTACATACTACTGTATATTTATTGGAGGAAATCTAGTATTTTGGAAaaataagaagcaaaatgtgataTCCAGATCCAATGCTGAGTTAGAATAG
- the LOC110608877 gene encoding uncharacterized protein LOC110608877 has protein sequence MHARTSMEKTPELISNKRKRSSSAYDPFVGIFTRSKAHIYFHCNRSGLARSDSFRRSKHRANLQSSTVRFLSKTQFQSHNKKPRRKSERKLLQSSADADDLPGMMVKDLRTRRIFSLASMANNCGLCFDDKEEEGSEKRSGGLEKEGFSSASRNLEGMKCDSSIDKEDVGWNYFDNVKQGEDKDIVKSSVGSTNKEHTSANSTVSQGNVKSSEDVEISNEVGEMNEECMQATPPDAEILYRDKVSWNLSTENLQNREGFQNSMDKRNGNNSGPISVLNPWSRVKVFRAPGSFSYRRLLPYLMDMVQDNSCALRNGKSMDELKTDSPSMKIQAGDPLSRSVPIFADGLSNGTDSNLISIEKLPNSSMLFGSQKNPCMRAYSPNSLVNKCCSKPLADEVNEKIKIFVSRKDKNLEGSNPDCYPGVDNHHLNGHANDTKPQDSREIRGTVRKSPRCDQDDTNDITNGLCLISEKHQLCEGHSSRQPCSDTIQTESLEAKACDMSHACKSPEPNNTSSNVSNAEDNSCTAKKDGNDNDVLDKVDDTNGESIQETLPNAEIVGKPVAHQGVNNRIDFVSQDNGEVLMQPLNESSCRISSCSGSKRMDSISKSKLGLSPSSRLKLFKIRDSFGYRRLLPYLTDIAKNNYGDYGNGCCPKLEKSLEESQSSQLPIPELYETPAKNLNHRSYGMEHDTDSCTLEMATLPTANHVSGSNHLNLICSKQNSDSPMSNGSREEQESEVVDMISDHQDGQSNDVPTIVRLVSGSSSVTTPLCSSFVCPTSFSADDGNSVSHEISADAEEGCRKSAVKITNSAKPADTGCFSQNSSKVEVSDPLGIHAHDSRKGILKRVPRGCKGPCMCLKCASFRLHAERAFEFSKNQMQDAEEVTLDLIKELSHLRNMLEKAAFGSNDNHAICINEVKRACKEASEAEELAKSRLSQMNYDLTVHCRLLCEQRPRVRFSNNVEERIISQLNCEQSSN, from the exons ATGCACGCACGCACAAGCATGGAAAAAACTCCAGAGCTCATCTCCAACAAACGGAAGAGGTCATCCTCTGCCTACGATCCTTTCGTGGGGATCTTCACCCGCAGCAAAGCCCATATCTATTTTCACTGCAATCGCTCTGGTCTAGCCCGCTCCGACTCATTTCGCCGCAGCAAACACCGCGCCAATCTCCAGTCAAGCACGGTTAGATTCTTGTCGAAGACTCAATTCCAATCCCACAACAAGAAACCCAGACGAAAATCAGAAAGAAAGTTGTTGCAAAGTTCTGCGGATGCAGATGATTTGCCCGGCATGATGGTCAAAGATCTTCGAACGAGACGAATTTTCTCTTTGGCTTCAATGGCTAATAATTGCGGGTTATGCTTTGATGATAAGGAGGAAGAGGGGTCTGAGAAACGGAGTGGAGGATTGGAAAAAGAAGGGTTTTCTTCTGCTTCCAGGAATTTGGAAGGCATGAAATGCGATTCCTCCATTGACAAAGAAGATGTTGGTTGGAACTATTTTGATAACGTAAAACAGGGAGAAGACAAAGACATCGTGAAATCAAGTGTGGGAAGTACTAACAAAGAGCATACCAGTGCGAATTCGACTGTGTCTCAAGGGAATGTCAAGAGTTCTGAAGATGTTGAGATTTCAAATGAGGTAGGCGAGATGAATGAAGAATGTATGCAGGCAACACCCCCAGATGCTGAGATCCTTTATAGGGATAAAGTTTCCTGGAACCTTTCAACTGAAAATCTTCAGAACAGAGAGGGTTTTCAAAACAGCATGGACAAGAGAAATGGCAATAATTCAGGGCCCATATCA GTCCTTAACCCATGGTCTAGAGTTAAAGTTTTCAGAGCTCCAGGCTCATTCAGCTATAGAAGATTGCTACCTTACTTGATGGATATGGTCCAAGATAATTCGT GTGCTCTCAGAAACGGTAAATCGATGGATGAATTGAAGACAGATAGTCCTTCCATGAAGATTCAAGCTGGTGATCCTTTGTCACGGAGTGTGCCGATTTTCGCAGATGGCTTATCTAATGGTACTGACTCTAATTTAATATCTATAGAAAAGCTTCCTAATTCGTCAATGCTATTTGGTTCACAAAAGAATCCTTGCATGAGGGCTTATTCTCCCAACTCATTGGTTAATAAATGTTGTTCAAAACCACTTGCTGATGAAGTGAATGAGAAAATTAAGATATTTGTTTCTCGGAAAGATAAGAATTTAGAAGGCTCGAACCCTGACTGCTATCCAGGGGTGGACAATCATCATCTAAATGGACATGCCAATGATACAAAACCCCAGGATAGTCGAGAGATTAGAGGAACCGTGAGAAAGTCTCCTCGCTGTGATCAAGATGATACTAATGATATAACGAATGGTTTATGTTTGATTTCAGAGAAGCATCAATTATGTGAAGGTCATTCATCTCGGCAACCCTGTTCCGATACAATCCAGACTGAGAGTTTGGAAGCAAAAGCATGTGATATGAGTCATGCTTGTAAGTCTCCTGAGCCGAACAATACAAGCTCTAATGTGTCTAATGCAGAAGACAACAGCTGCACTGCAAAGAAGGATGGCAACGACAATGATGTTCTGGATAAAGTTGACGATACAAATGGAGAATCCATTCAGGAGACACTACCAAATGCTGAAATCGTTGGTAAACCTGTGGCTCATCAGGGTGTGAATAACCGAATAGATTTTGTCTCACAGGATAATGGTGAAGTTCTCATGCAGCCACTGAATGAAAGTTCTTGCAGAATCAGCTCCTGTTCTGGTAGCAAAAGAATGGATTCCATTTCTAAAAGCAAATTG GGTTTAAGTCCAAGCTCACGACTGAAGCTATTTAAGATTAGAGACTCCTTTGGCTACAGAAGATTGCTTCCATATCTGACGGATATTGCCAAAAATAATTATG GTGATTATGGAAATGGATGTTGCCCAAAACTTGAGAAGAGCTTAGAAGAAAGCCAATCCTCACAATTACCAATACCTGAACTTTACGAAACTCCTGCAAAGAATTTAAATCACAGGAGTTATGGTATGGAGCATGATACTGATTCATGCACTCTGGAAATGGCTACCTTGCCAACTGCCAATCATGTATCTGGTAGTAATCATTTGAATCTGATATGCTCTAAGCAGAATAGTGACTCTCCTATGTCAAATGGCTCACGAGAAGAACAAGAATCGGAAGTCGTGGACATGATATCAGATCATCAAGATGGACAGTCAAATGACGTCCCTACCATTGTGAGACTAGTTTCTGGAAGCAGTTCAGTCACTACGCCCCTTTGTTCTTCTTTTGTTTGTCCTACATCTTTCTCTGCAGATGATGGAAACTCCGTTTCACATGAAATATCTGCTGATGCTGAAGAGGGCTGCAGAAAATCAGCAGTGAAAATTACTAATAGTGCAAAGCCAGCTGACACAGGCTGCTTTTCTCAAAATTCATCTAAGGTTGAAGTCTCTGATCCTTTGGGCATTCATGCCCATGATTCCAGGAAGGGCATTCTTAAAAGAGTTCCAAGGGGATGCAAAGGACCCTGCATGTGTTTAAAATGTGCTTCCTTTCGCCTCCATGCAGAGAGGGCATTTGAGTTCTCCAAAAATCAGATGCAGGATGCTGAAGAAGTGACCCTAGATTTGATAAAGGAACTATCTCATTTGAGGAATATGCTTGAGAAAGCTGCATTTGGTTCTAATGATAATCATGCTATTTGCATCAATGAG GTGAAAAGGGCTTGCAAGGAAGCATCTGAAGCGGAAGAACTAGCAAAAAGCCGCCTTAGCCAAATGAATTATGATCTTACTGTTCACTGCAGACTACTA tGTGAGCAGCGACCAAGGGTGAGATTTTCCAATAATGTTGAAGAAAGAATAATTTCACAGTTGAATTGTGAGCAAAGTTCAAATTGA